The region ttgacaaaaaccaattatccttaaatctgggcAAAACAACGTTTATGTCGTTTGGAGATCACTTCATaaataccaaagtaaaagtagtgattgactgttacctccggcttggtcgggcgcccctaccgacacagttggccgtgtctgcgggtgggatgtggggatgtgggtatgtgtcctggtcgctgcactctgggcggtcggggcgccttgttcggtggtggtggtggtgggggggggcatggatgtACTATAATAAAtccatgggggtggggtgggggggtagcgtgatcctcccacgtgctacgttcccctggtgaaactcctcactgtcagatgaaaagaagcggctggcgactccacatgtatcggaggaggcgtgtggtagtctgcagccctccccggagtagcggaggccgggggggggggcggtgtagcagcgaccaggacggctcggacgagtggggtaattggacgggtacaattggggagaaaaggtgggtgggggggattcAAAAGGAATTTCTGGGTGTGGTACTGGACCGCAAAATGTGCTGGAAACCGCACCTAACGTGCGAGcgaagctggcaaggagcatcgcGGTCACGAGATAAGCGAGACAGATCCCGGATCATACGTCATTGTACACTGTATTGTTCCTTCATTTGACCACATCAGATCTACAGTGCGGAGGTGTGGGGTAACACCtaaaaaaccaacctacaaccgctATGCATACTACAAAAAGAGCCACAAGGGTAGTTATCGTGAACACACCCAACAAGCcattttttaaagtcaagtgccttgaagttcagggatttaactAAGACAGCAccaataatgttcaaagcaagaaacaatctaccgaGTAACATGCAACACAAATATTCTCAGCTGGAGAAAGGGGATATCGTccgagagggaaattaaacttgaaGAAATCACGTGCTCGTGCAGCTTTGCAGAGCGTGGGCGTTTCCGCCCGTGGGGTAAAAGTGGAGCAGTGTGAGCGTGGAACTGGGAGCGCAAACGTTACACAGgtcaagaagtacaaaggtctgatttcCGAGGGATGCGGGGACGCTGAAGAGACGTGTTCAAAGGTTTACTTATCTCCACACATTCCTAATTTTTTATCattttttccccacattttcCTCCATATGACACCGAGTGATTTCTGGGTTTATACATATATGTCAtatttttgttatatatatatattatttttttctttttgtaatgtatagtagctgaactaACTTAGCAGTAGGTGATATGGggtaggggggggggacaagcgtATACTTCCTCCTCCTCGAAcgcgtaacaaataatctgatgtattgttcgccgagtttgatgtgtggatccGTGATTATTGGCAGTGGTTTATCTGAACGCTACATCCTGCTTGTTCACATGTTCCAAACAAAGCGTCATTCATATTGCATTGCATGTGATCGATCAAACGTAACACTCGACATTCTGAATATAAAGTCCTTCTGCAGGCGCAGTAAAACACTCGTGTTTACCGTCTCACAGCGCTGCGTCTCATTGAATCGGGTCACCTGTGGGCCTTTAAGTCCTGTTCGCGCTTGCGGGGGGTCTCAAATCTCTTGGGGCTTTGTGCGTTTGCTGGCGCTCACGGTGCCTCCGCTTGGCAGTAGCTCAGTGCGTGCTCCTCCTCCGCGCTAGCGGCGTTGTCGGTCATGGTGGAGGAGGCCGTGTTCTTTCTCTCCATAGGGGCGGCTTTGCGGGAAAACCGCGATGAGAGATTCAAGGACAAGGAGCGAGAAGACACAAACGACAGCTGGTCCTCCGCCAAGGCGCTCTCCAGGACGTGACATACGGACTGCTTGAGCTTCTTATGAAATTCGTCGCACATGAAGACGTAGAGGATGGGGTTCAGGCAGCTGTTGAGGAAGCCGAGGCACGCGGACAGCTGGATTCCGATGATCGCGATACTCTGCAGGGACGGGTTCTCGCTGATCTTGATCTCCAGGAGCTGAAACGCGTGGAACGGAAACCAGCAGAAGAAGAAGGCGAGGATAATCGCTATTATGATCCGAAGGGACCTAAGTTTCCTGCTTCTCTGGAGGCGCCTGACGCGCACACCTATGGCAGCGTAAGAGATGGCGATGACAAGGAACGGGACGAGGCAGCCGAAAACTAAGCGGAAAACGGCGAGCTTAACCTTGGGCGCCGAACTAGAAAGGCTACAGCTGACCCCTCCGCCATATGGAACAGCTTTCCGGGAAATACTGTAGGGGAGGCTGCAGCCCAGAGCAGCCAGCCAGATGACGACACACGCCACCTGAGCCCTGCACGGGGTCCGCTTGTTCTGCGCCCACACCACCACCCAGGTGGCCAGGCAGCGGTCGACGCTTATGGCCGTCAGAAGGAAAACGCTGGCAAACATGTTTAATGCGCCCACTAAGACGCCGAGCTTGCACATGGCGTCTCCAAAAGGCCAGTGGTAGTTCTTGGAAACATAAATGATCTGGAAAATCAAAAAGGCTGTAAAGAGGAAGTCGGCCAGGGCCAAGTTGAGAAACCAAACCGAGTTGACTGTTCTCTTCATCCGCACGCCGGTCACGTAGATGACTAGTCCATTGCCTATAGTTCCAACCACGAATATCACGCAGTAGGATACCAGTGGAATGATCTTAAAGAAGACGAGACTAATAGCCAGGGGCTTGCTGGCTGATGCTCTGGTGGGCTCCATGCTGCCATATAAGTCTACCAAAGAAGAACACATGCTGCAAATTAGAATAGTAAACATGCTGTGCACAGTTTACCAAAGAGCTGCTATTTGTAATCATCCTATCAATCCCAGGTGTTAGGATTAGGGATGATacaaaacattatatatatatatatatatatatatatatatatatacactaccgttcaaaagtttgggatcacccaaacaatttcgtgttttccatgaaaagtcacacttattcaccaccatatgttgtgaaatgaatagaaaatagagtcaagacattgacaaggttagaaataatgatttgtatttgaaataagattttttttacatcaaactttgctttcgtcaaagaatcctccatttgcaccaattacagcattgcagacctttggcattctagctgttaatttgttgaggtaatctggagaaattgcaccccacgcttccagaagcagctcccacaagttggattggttggatgggcacttctttgagcagattgagtttctggagcatcacatttgtggggtcaatttagcgctcaaaatggccagaaaaagagaactttcatctgaaactcgacagtctattcttgttcttagaaatgaaggctattccatgcgagaaattgctaagaaattgaagatttcctacaccggtgtgtactactcccttcagaggacagcacaaacaggctctaacaggtactatttaatgaagatgccagttggggacctgtgaggcgtctgtttctcaaactagagactctaatgtacttatcttcttgctcagttgtgcaacgcggcctcccacttctttttctactctggttagagcctgtttgtgctgtcctctgaagggagtagtacacaccggtgtaggaaatcttcaatttcttagcaatttctcgcatggaatagccttcatttctaagaacaagaatagactgtcgagtttcagatgaaagttctctttttctggccattttgagcgtttaattgaccccacaaatgtgatgctccagaaactcaatctgctcaaagaagtgcccatccaaccaatccaacttgtgggagctgcttctgcaagcgtggggtgcaatttctccagattacctcaacaaattaacagctagaatgccaaaggtctgcaatgctgtaattgctgcaaatggaggattctttgacgaaagcaaagtttgatgtaaaaaaaatcttatttcaaatacaaatcattatttctaaccttgtcaatgtcttgactctattttctattcatttcacaacatatggtggtgaataagtgtgacttttcatggaaaacacaaaattgtttgggtgatcccaaacttttgaacggtagtgtatatatatatatatatataaaatccagtgagtcaagtaaattctttatgagacagtacaagcctgtttcatgccataagcaatcttcAGCtgttaatatgtatatatatatatatatatatatatatatatatatatatatatgtgtgtgtgtgtatatagatagatagataaataaatagatatatagataaatatatatagctatatatagatatattgcgacaggcatgggtgcaagtccatgaatactgggatggcatccactgctttacctgtgccccagtCCATACGGTTAGAGGTTGTGTTGTCAGGAAGGGCcttcgacgtaaaattttgccaattcATCGCTGtagtgacccctgggaaacagggaacaagccgaaagaagaagaagaaatatatatatatatatatatatatatatatatatatatatatatatatatatatatatatatatatatatatatatatatgtagtcccAGAACCTGGCTCAAAATCATGTTTGTGCATAGCTCTGTATTTTCAAGTCACAGTAAACAGCCATGTTACCAAAGCATTTCACAACCGTGTGAATTAAATATTGAGTGAAATTGTGTTATTTTTCCAAAATAGAAGTCAAACCATTACATATCACAACCATAATGAGATGGTAGTATAGCACAGagctgtagcttcttacctgtccCCATACTCTGCTTGTGACCGAGTTGCGAGTTGTGTGACAGTGGGtctcgctctcgttctctctctcgctcgctctcgctctcgctctcgctctcgctctcgctctctctcagagtTGCATGAAATGAAGCCTCTCCCCACACCATCTACACTCACCCTCTTCTCCAACCCCAGCATCACACCCACAACAGTTCATTTCATACTTCTCAAACTACTTATTCCACACTTTTGTAATTGTTGATCATGTAAGACGTTTTTATTGCATGTTGCACTGATTACAGAATTTTCAGTACCTGCTTTATTCTCTTCAggtttccatatatatatatatatatatatatatatatatatatatatatatatatatatatatatatgcaaagcaCAAAAGCCTGTGGTTTCAGTAGTTTTACCTCAAACATGCTTTAATCAAAATTGCACCAAACATAGCAGCACGGTGGACGTTACCATTGAAAGTTATTTACAATTAATAACAGCGTCCTTGAGGCAGCTTATGTCGAGGCATCATGTAAAACTTCCCCACCAGTCCCGTGAACAGCAGGAAGAGGAGCAGGTGTGAGGTGCACGTAGTCATTACAGATGTCATGCGTGGTGTCAGTTTAGTTGTACGCAACAGTCTGGTCGATCCAGCGGCGCAAATAAGACACGCGGGAGTACACTGCAGGGGCCCGCACGTTGCAGTTACTGGTGCCCCAGGACACGATACCCACCTGGGACCACACTCCTCCATTCTCGCAGACCAGGGGGCCTCCAGAGTCGCCCTTAGAAGAGACACACACGTCATATTTACTTTTCACCGATACCATACTCGGATTAGGACTAATCCGTCACTTGGGAATGACAATAAATAGAAACTTGACGGATATATAAACTTTAAAGTGTAGTGCAGTTCACAACACGCTCTATGATTGCCACTGATAGGTTACTCAATTAACTGTCAGTCTTAAGTGTGACACAAGGAGTGTTACATCATATTTAGGTCTTATGAAAATGTTTTGCTCAGGATTCCATAGCCTTTcacaatattttatttttttctttccttattGGTTTAATTGGTAAACAGAAACACAATAAGAGCAACACTCCTCCTCACTGGCGTCACTTATCTGTACTTTAGACTGCGATAGTGA is a window of Lampris incognitus isolate fLamInc1 chromosome 9, fLamInc1.hap2, whole genome shotgun sequence DNA encoding:
- the LOC130118052 gene encoding chemerin-like receptor 1 codes for the protein MGTGVTTAMNWQNFTSKALPDNTTSNRMDWGTDLYGSMEPTRASASKPLAISLVFFKIIPLVSYCVIFVVGTIGNGLVIYVTGVRMKRTVNSVWFLNLALADFLFTAFLIFQIIYVSKNYHWPFGDAMCKLGVLVGALNMFASVFLLTAISVDRCLATWVVVWAQNKRTPCRAQVACVVIWLAALGCSLPYSISRKAVPYGGGVSCSLSSSAPKVKLAVFRLVFGCLVPFLVIAISYAAIGVRVRRLQRSRKLRSLRIIIAIILAFFFCWFPFHAFQLLEIKISENPSLQSIAIIGIQLSACLGFLNSCLNPILYVFMCDEFHKKLKQSVCHVLESALAEDQLSFVSSRSLSLNLSSRFSRKAAPMERKNTASSTMTDNAASAEEEHALSYCQAEAP